From Rhopalosiphum padi isolate XX-2018 chromosome 2, ASM2088224v1, whole genome shotgun sequence:
ATTGTTCTCGTTGATACTGATCACCGGGTGCCTGTTCAACATCGCGCTGTCGCCGTACTGCATGTGCGCGATGGAGTCGTGTCACAATCAAGTGACTGCGGTCCTGGTGCAGGTCAACACCGTACTGCCCCGGACCTTGGCCGTCGTGTGCCTCGTGTCCCGCGTGAAGACAATGTTGCACAACGCGAGCGGCGCGTTCCGCAAGTACGAGTACCGGACACGCGAGTACAAGACGTGTTTCCCGGACGGGGCCGGCAGCGTTTTCGTCGCGTTCATAGTGTCCGTGTACGCGGTCACCATATTGCCGACGAACGCGTACCGCGTGTACATGATCCACCGGGACGTCCGTGACCACACCGTCACCGCGTTCTTCGTGCTCATGTACGCCCAGAATCTTTGCACGTGCTCGTCGGAAATCCACTACGTGGCGCGCTGTTTTGGGCTGTACCGGCGGTTCTGCCGGATCAACGAGGACGTGTTCGCGCTCAAGAGGGCGACGATCGTCGCTAACCGGTACCCGTCCGTGTTGCTGCAGTCGGCAGGCGGAAGCGGCTACAACGGATGCCGCCGCAGCCGCAAGACGACGTCCGCCCCGCTAGTGTCATCCGCGGCCGAGATCACGCGTCCCACGGCCGTCAACGTCGAACTGCTCCGGATGAGACACCAGTGCGTCCGGGAAGCGGTCGGCGACCTCAACGACCTTTACGGCGTCCAACTGCTGTTGTCCCTGTGCGTCCTGTGCGTGATGACCGTGATCGACGGCTATGGAGAGATATTCGGCGTGTACACGCTAGCCCAGTCACAAGTTTTCTTGTACTCGTGGCTGACACACTATTTGTTCAGATTTTGTGCGATCGTGTTGACGACGCATTTCACGACGAAACAGGTGTTGAGCCTGTGAATACGTTTTAAACTGTACACTATTATAGAATAACCTCGTATCACACATTGCTTGTTAGTCGTTACACGCACTAATACCTATAACGCCTTtccctaataaaataaaatgacccAAAAATCGATTAGTCCGACACTGTTAACACGATGTAGTGAGATACGATGTCTCGATTGCATACATTTATCATCTCACTCGGACGTTccttttatcattattcaatgACTCATATGGTTTGTACGTACGTATATCTTAAGGTCAGGTATGTATTGGTAAAAAGGTCTTGGGTATACgccattttttctaaataaataacctCAAAGAATGTTCTTGCTACACTCAAAGACAATAACACTATCTGTTACTCCTAGTACTACGGCTTTATTTTTCTCCTTATTTAACCGAATTAAGTTTAAACCAGATTTAGTCTGTAGAAAAGTCGTCATCATAACGACTACTCGGATGATTTTTATACcctatactaataaatatattaaaaatatataatataatcaaaatgaaATCGTGATTCGACGGCCAACTTGTGCGCATGAGCGTGGCTTTACTACGCAGCAGCCGTATAGATAGTTGACTCGATAAGGACGAAAACTGGTCGCCGCCGAGTCACGATCTCATTTTGAACAGAGTATAGACTGGATCAATATTTAAAGGTTGGACGTAAAACAATTGCAgagaaaaatataacacaattgtGTTATTgcaagttatattaaaataaacataaaatactttacTGAGGTCTGCCGTCTGCACAATAGTCGTTCGTCTCTCCGCATACGATCGTCCACCTGCCGAACTCTATTATGTCAGCATTAGAACTCACGCACGGCAGCGGCGGCGTTTAAATTTAATCCGAacactacataaataatatttatgtgctgAGGCACAATTTACTTCTCGGGCCCGACCTGTGTTAtagtaatttacatattaaaacatatattatataatatatcttatgacTGTATTGTAAATCTATAGTTTACATCAGTAGGAAACATATGACATTATATTACTGTaagaataaaagtaaaataaatggctttaatagctatattaaaaaaccatatcataaaattatgaaatatttttaatgatatatgcTGAATATCGTTTTccgtatataatgatataaaattgaaatacaatttaacataccagctataaattataatagtgatCCACTTAGCACCTAATATACAGTATAGTCAGCGTCGGATTACCCTACAGCAAAGTAATCAGATTGGAGCGGCAAATTTGCCGCACTAAAGaaaactgtatttataatattatattataatttgagacgGTGGCAAATGtcctgcttttttttttttattggaaagaGGCTTCAACAACTAAGGTTATTAGCCTTGTAAGTATTACATAGTGAGTGTtacattaattatgaattataagatACAAGttgtaacatataaatatttttgagacatataaaatttttcataatgtgcatgttgaaaataatgatttataagttatttataatattaatttttgtgaggaaatttaatatttttgtgctGTAGTCTTCATTTAGTGCTTCTTCTAGGTTGCTTGGTATCGATAGTGTGTTTCGTATGTTCTGGAATGCTGGGCAGTCTTGGATAATATGTTGTATGGATAGGTTTTCATGGCATTCTTTGCAGATAGGAGGTGGGTCTTTACTTATTAGGAAAGCATGTGTCAGAAAAGAATGTCCAATTCTTAGTCTGGTTAGAGCAACTTCGTGTCGTCTGCTTAGGTTTTGCGGGATGTGCCACTTTTTTGtgcattttttaatctttttaagtTTGTTGGAAGGTGGAACGGAATCCCAGTGGCTTTGCCATACCGTGTTTGTTTTTTGTCTAATTGATAGTATTATGTCATTAACTGGGATGTCAGTGATTGTAGGGAGGGCGATTGTTTTGGTTGCTTTATCTGCTGACGTGTCGGCCATTTCATTTCCGGCGATACCCATGACCTGCTTGTAGGCGACAAATTGCTTAATCCGCCACTGAGCAGAGTGGTACCCATTTTAAACATAACTACCTAAGTATGAAACTATTAATACGAAAACAATTTCTTGtagttatttactatatttttaggtaatataaaagtacatataatagtttattttaacgaTATCAAGTCTAAGCCTAAATTATTTGAATCTGCACCACACCTCCATATTATCGTTATATACCACATCAATACGCGATCAGTCTTTCGGAACGTCATAAAATGTAGCGCCCGACCGACGATCTCCAATCATAATGCGCGCGTGTGACTTTATCTGtgagtatctatattatataccaataatgttatttttttttcctgccTCGATTTCCTTGATGGCTACACTTGTAAGTTTTTGTAAGTAGACCTAATGAGGAATTTTCGTTCAAGCGGCTATCAATTTTTTAgagaatattatttactttctaATGTTAGTAGATGGGAACTAAGAGGTagcacctttttttttaaaaaaaatcgtattattaaaataataattattattctgtatttataaaatatttcatattataatatactcactatttttatcttttaggCGTATAGAACAAAAACTTTAACAACTGATATAAACAATCGACATTTAGATACCAGCACAAAGGAAGaggtaaaatgaaatatttttatattttttataatgaatatcaataatttttgttcataaaattCTAGTTAAACTTATTTTCCAATCAAATT
This genomic window contains:
- the LOC132922068 gene encoding uncharacterized protein LOC132922068 — translated: MHTHTHNTRARRTTMFKFNAFVGRCRRRLEALFSLILITGCLFNIALSPYCMCAMESCHNQVTAVLVQVNTVLPRTLAVVCLVSRVKTMLHNASGAFRKYEYRTREYKTCFPDGAGSVFVAFIVSVYAVTILPTNAYRVYMIHRDVRDHTVTAFFVLMYAQNLCTCSSEIHYVARCFGLYRRFCRINEDVFALKRATIVANRYPSVLLQSAGGSGYNGCRRSRKTTSAPLVSSAAEITRPTAVNVELLRMRHQCVREAVGDLNDLYGVQLLLSLCVLCVMTVIDGYGEIFGVYTLAQSQVFLYSWLTHYLFRFCAIVLTTHFTTKQAYRTKTLTTDINNRHLDTSTKEELNLFSNQIIRHSMEFTTCDFFTLNAHFITSTIAAVTTYFIVLLQYVH